The Fodinibius salicampi genome window below encodes:
- the rpsS gene encoding 30S ribosomal protein S19, giving the protein MPRSLRKGPYVYYKLQRKIDQMNESGKKNVIKTWSRSSMVTPDFVGLTLAVHNGKQFIPVFITENMVGHKLGEFAPTRTFRGHPEKTKTREAPRKPGQ; this is encoded by the coding sequence ATGCCAAGATCGCTCAGAAAAGGACCTTACGTATATTATAAGTTACAGCGTAAGATCGATCAGATGAATGAAAGCGGTAAGAAGAATGTCATCAAAACCTGGTCACGTAGCTCTATGGTTACTCCGGATTTTGTTGGACTTACCTTAGCCGTTCATAACGGGAAGCAGTTTATCCCGGTATTTATTACAGAAAATATGGTTGGTCATAAGTTAGGTGAATTTGCACCTACTCGTACATTTCGTGGCCATCCTGAGAAGACGAAAACCAGAGAAGCACCGAGAAAACCAGGACAGTAA
- the rpmC gene encoding 50S ribosomal protein L29: MKAHELRELTITELKSRLEDEKQALQDMKFNHAIAGQLENPARVTMTRREIARLHTIITEKEQEESAG, translated from the coding sequence ATGAAAGCACACGAACTTAGAGAACTAACTATTACGGAATTAAAATCACGGCTTGAAGACGAAAAGCAAGCATTGCAGGATATGAAGTTTAATCATGCAATAGCGGGTCAACTGGAAAATCCCGCGCGTGTAACGATGACCCGACGAGAAATAGCTCGTCTGCACACGATTATTACTGAAAAAGAACAAGAAGAAAGTGCTGGATAA
- the rplX gene encoding 50S ribosomal protein L24, translating into MPRNKNKRKKLHVKKGDEVKVIAGNEKGKEGRILAVFPEKERVLVEGINMRVHHDQPTQENPQGGRIEREVAIHVSNVMVIDPSTGEPTRVGRKRIEEDGGGRWVRYAKTSGEIIDK; encoded by the coding sequence ATGCCACGTAATAAAAACAAACGAAAAAAATTACACGTCAAAAAAGGCGATGAAGTAAAAGTCATCGCTGGTAATGAGAAAGGTAAAGAAGGTCGTATACTGGCTGTCTTTCCTGAGAAAGAACGTGTTTTGGTTGAAGGAATTAACATGCGTGTTCATCACGATCAACCTACACAGGAGAATCCCCAGGGGGGTCGTATTGAACGTGAAGTAGCAATTCATGTATCTAATGTTATGGTGATAGATCCTTCTACTGGCGAACCGACACGTGTAGGTCGGAAGCGTATTGAGGAAGACGGCGGCGGACGATGGGTTCGTTATGCTAAAACAAGTGGCGAGATTATTGATAAATAA
- the rplP gene encoding 50S ribosomal protein L16 has translation MLEPKRVKRRRQHRRSLDGTAHRGHTLAHGDFGLKAMEPKYITSRQIESCRIAIARQLQRDGQTWIRIFPDMPKTAQPAETRMGKGKGAVEEYVAVVKPGRILFEISGVPLEVAREAMRRADYKLPIQTKFIVRRDYDGP, from the coding sequence ATGCTTGAACCAAAACGCGTAAAACGGCGCCGGCAACATCGCAGAAGCCTTGATGGTACGGCACATAGGGGACATACGCTGGCTCACGGAGATTTTGGCCTGAAGGCTATGGAGCCTAAATATATTACTTCCAGGCAGATTGAATCTTGCCGTATTGCAATTGCTCGACAGTTGCAACGTGATGGACAGACGTGGATTCGTATTTTCCCGGATATGCCCAAAACTGCTCAACCCGCAGAAACACGGATGGGTAAAGGTAAAGGGGCTGTAGAAGAGTATGTTGCGGTTGTAAAACCGGGACGTATCTTATTCGAAATTTCCGGAGTGCCTTTGGAAGTTGCACGTGAAGCGATGCGCCGTGCAGATTATAAACTTCCCATTCAAACAAAATTTATCGTTCGTCGCGATTACGACGGACCTTAA
- the rplN gene encoding 50S ribosomal protein L14 produces the protein MIQAQTKLNVADNSGARELKCIKVLGDSKRRYASIGDIISCSVKTAIPGGNVKKGEVVNAVIVRTKKEIRRNDGSYIRFDENAAVVINKESEPVGTRIFGPVARELRERNYMRIVSLAPEVL, from the coding sequence ATGATACAAGCTCAAACAAAATTAAATGTTGCTGACAATAGCGGTGCACGAGAGCTAAAGTGTATAAAAGTTCTCGGTGATTCTAAGCGACGATATGCAAGTATTGGTGATATTATTTCCTGTTCTGTTAAAACTGCTATTCCTGGCGGTAACGTCAAAAAAGGAGAAGTAGTAAATGCAGTAATTGTACGGACTAAAAAGGAAATTCGCCGAAATGACGGTAGCTATATTCGGTTTGATGAAAATGCTGCTGTAGTCATAAATAAAGAAAGTGAACCTGTCGGTACCCGGATATTTGGTCCGGTTGCTCGGGAACTACGAGAAAGGAATTATATGCGCATTGTATCACTTGCGCCTGAAGTGCTTTAA
- the rpsC gene encoding 30S ribosomal protein S3 has protein sequence MGQKSHPVGLRLGIIRGWDSNWYSEENEPEILYEDTKLREYLHTRLQNGGLSRVIIERTPKRILLTLKTSRPGVIIGKGGEQIELLREELKKITSKEVQINVSEIKRPETDASLVAQNIAQQLEARISFRRAMKTAISSAMRMGAEGIKIRCAGRLGGSEMARTEQYHEGRVPLHTLRADIDYYNTTANTIYGSIGVTVWIFKGEVLGDIELTPGDAHTQQKDDSRGRRGGKRRSRRKRRNRSN, from the coding sequence TTGGGACAGAAATCACATCCAGTAGGTTTACGACTCGGAATTATACGCGGTTGGGATTCCAACTGGTATTCCGAAGAAAATGAACCCGAAATATTATATGAAGACACGAAGCTACGTGAATATTTGCATACACGTCTTCAAAACGGGGGTTTATCACGTGTTATTATCGAGCGTACACCGAAACGAATACTTCTTACGCTGAAAACAAGCCGACCTGGCGTTATTATTGGTAAAGGCGGTGAGCAAATTGAACTTCTTCGTGAAGAGCTTAAGAAAATTACCAGTAAAGAAGTTCAAATTAATGTCAGTGAAATTAAACGACCAGAAACGGATGCCAGTCTGGTAGCGCAGAATATTGCTCAGCAGTTGGAGGCGCGGATCTCCTTCCGGCGTGCTATGAAGACGGCTATTTCCTCAGCAATGAGAATGGGTGCTGAAGGCATAAAGATTCGATGCGCCGGACGTTTAGGTGGTTCTGAGATGGCCCGTACCGAACAGTATCATGAAGGACGCGTTCCTTTGCATACGCTTCGGGCTGATATCGATTATTACAATACCACAGCAAACACTATTTATGGATCGATCGGTGTGACTGTATGGATCTTTAAGGGTGAGGTTCTCGGAGATATTGAACTAACCCCCGGCGATGCCCATACACAGCAAAAGGACGATTCCCGAGGAAGACGAGGCGGTAAACGACGGTCTCGCAGGAAACGAAGAAATCGAAGTAACTAA
- the rplV gene encoding 50S ribosomal protein L22 codes for MAEEKFEARAIQKHLRKAPRKVRLVADAVRGQNVAKALKRLEFTNKASAPDVAKVIQSAAANIRDKFQEARLDNDDLYIKEIFVNEGATLKRIQPSAMGRAHQIRKRTCHINVTVAKKEEELVN; via the coding sequence ATGGCTGAAGAAAAATTTGAAGCACGAGCGATACAAAAACATTTAAGGAAAGCACCACGTAAGGTACGCCTTGTTGCAGATGCCGTTCGGGGACAAAATGTTGCAAAAGCTCTTAAACGACTCGAATTTACTAATAAAGCATCTGCTCCTGATGTGGCAAAGGTCATTCAATCTGCTGCTGCAAATATCAGGGATAAGTTTCAGGAAGCACGGCTCGATAATGATGATCTTTACATTAAAGAGATTTTTGTAAATGAAGGAGCTACTTTAAAGCGAATTCAACCATCAGCAATGGGACGTGCTCATCAGATTAGAAAACGAACGTGTCATATCAATGTGACTGTGGCAAAAAAAGAAGAAGAATTAGTTAATTAA
- the rpsN gene encoding 30S ribosomal protein S14: MAKAAWIARNKKRKRTVEKYAEKRKKLKEEGKWEELQKLPRDASPTRVNNRCSLTGRSRGYIRKYGISRIKFRELALDGKIPGIRKASW, translated from the coding sequence ATGGCAAAAGCAGCTTGGATAGCACGAAATAAGAAGAGAAAACGAACGGTTGAAAAGTACGCAGAAAAGCGTAAAAAACTCAAGGAAGAAGGTAAGTGGGAAGAGCTTCAAAAACTTCCTCGTGATGCCAGTCCAACTAGAGTAAATAACCGGTGTAGTCTTACGGGCCGATCCCGTGGATATATACGCAAGTACGGAATTTCACGAATAAAGTTTCGTGAACTTGCTCTCGACGGTAAAATTCCCGGTATTAGAAAAGCAAGCTGGTAA
- the rpsH gene encoding 30S ribosomal protein S8, protein MFDPISDYLTQIRNAQQAGHRRVDIPASKLKRAMTKILLDKGYINKYINIDDGKQGMLRLFLKYDAYGQPVIKKLERRSKPGLREYRGSDEIPRALNGLGIVIMSTSRGVMTDKEARKLKVGGEVLCTVY, encoded by the coding sequence ATGTTTGATCCAATATCAGATTATTTAACGCAAATTAGAAACGCTCAGCAGGCAGGACATCGCCGGGTAGATATTCCGGCATCGAAGCTGAAGCGTGCTATGACCAAAATCCTATTAGATAAAGGATACATTAATAAGTATATCAATATTGATGATGGTAAACAGGGAATGCTTCGCCTGTTTTTAAAGTACGATGCCTATGGGCAACCGGTTATTAAAAAGCTGGAACGTCGTTCTAAACCCGGACTACGGGAATATCGCGGGTCCGATGAAATTCCCCGTGCTCTAAACGGTTTAGGTATTGTTATAATGTCTACCTCCCGTGGAGTAATGACCGATAAAGAAGCCCGCAAGCTTAAAGTGGGTGGTGAAGTATTATGCACTGTTTATTAA
- the rplF gene encoding 50S ribosomal protein L6 produces the protein MSRIGNQPIELKDDVEFSIDADNVITVKGSEGNDTLKVDDSISVEEKDGELIVSRSSEEQSQRALHGLYRTLISNMIEGVTEGYKKELELRGVGYRASISNGVLEMTLGFSHPIYFVAPDGVDIEVETKGRKNPTIIISGINKELVGQVSAKIRSLRPPEPYKGKGIRYVGEWVRRKAGKSAAKA, from the coding sequence ATGTCTCGTATCGGAAATCAGCCGATTGAATTAAAAGATGATGTAGAATTCAGCATTGATGCTGATAATGTTATTACTGTAAAAGGCAGTGAGGGTAATGATACCCTTAAGGTTGATGATAGTATCAGTGTTGAAGAGAAAGACGGTGAACTTATTGTAAGCCGTAGTTCTGAAGAGCAGTCTCAACGTGCTCTGCACGGCCTGTACCGTACTCTTATTAGTAATATGATTGAAGGAGTTACGGAAGGATATAAAAAGGAATTAGAACTTAGAGGAGTTGGGTACCGTGCATCAATAAGTAACGGTGTACTGGAAATGACTCTTGGATTTTCTCATCCTATTTATTTTGTCGCTCCCGATGGAGTAGATATTGAAGTTGAGACTAAAGGAAGAAAAAATCCTACAATAATTATTTCAGGAATTAATAAGGAATTAGTTGGACAGGTTTCCGCTAAGATACGTTCTCTTCGTCCCCCTGAACCATATAAAGGAAAAGGAATTCGATATGTTGGCGAATGGGTTCGTAGAAAAGCCGGTAAATCTGCTGCTAAAGCTTAA
- the rplE gene encoding 50S ribosomal protein L5 codes for MAEARLYTEYKEEIVSNLTEQFDYASIMAVPKLKKIVVNCGVGEAVENEKRLDRVVENVAQITGQKPVTTKAKKSISNFKTREGQPIGCKVTLRKKQMYEFLDRLINLALPRTRDFRGVPDKSFDGRGNYTLGIKEHTIFPEINTDEVENIHGLDVTFVTSAETDEEAYALLKEFGMPFQKRN; via the coding sequence ATGGCAGAAGCAAGACTTTACACAGAATACAAAGAGGAAATAGTTTCAAACCTTACAGAGCAGTTTGATTATGCGAGTATAATGGCTGTTCCTAAACTTAAAAAGATTGTTGTTAACTGCGGTGTCGGTGAGGCTGTTGAGAATGAAAAACGGTTGGACCGGGTCGTAGAAAATGTGGCTCAAATAACTGGACAAAAGCCAGTTACTACCAAGGCCAAAAAGTCTATCTCGAACTTTAAAACACGGGAAGGTCAGCCTATTGGTTGTAAAGTAACATTGCGCAAGAAGCAAATGTATGAGTTTTTGGATCGATTAATAAACCTTGCGTTACCTCGCACTCGTGATTTTAGGGGAGTTCCTGACAAAAGTTTTGATGGACGTGGAAATTATACGTTAGGTATTAAGGAGCATACTATTTTTCCTGAAATAAATACCGATGAAGTAGAAAATATACATGGCCTTGATGTTACCTTTGTAACTTCCGCTGAGACGGATGAAGAGGCTTATGCCCTGTTAAAGGAATTTGGAATGCCATTTCAGAAACGAAATTAA
- the rpsQ gene encoding 30S ribosomal protein S17: MAQTERVQRRQKTGRVVSNRMDKTITVAVDRKVKHAIYGKFITKTTKYMAHDEKNEANEGDVVQIMSTRPLSKRKTWRLVEILERAK, translated from the coding sequence ATGGCACAAACTGAACGAGTACAACGAAGACAAAAAACAGGTCGCGTAGTTAGCAACAGAATGGATAAGACCATTACAGTTGCGGTAGACCGCAAGGTCAAGCACGCGATTTATGGTAAGTTTATCACAAAAACGACCAAGTATATGGCTCATGATGAGAAGAATGAGGCCAATGAAGGAGATGTTGTCCAAATTATGTCAACACGACCTCTGTCCAAGCGGAAAACTTGGCGTCTTGTAGAGATCTTAGAACGAGCAAAATAA